A genome region from Gemmatimonadaceae bacterium includes the following:
- the uraD gene encoding 2-oxo-4-hydroxy-4-carboxy-5-ureidoimidazoline decarboxylase, giving the protein MSITVADLDGIPGRTAASLLVNCCGSSRWVSEMVAARPFGSRDAVFSEADRIWTSLDASDWVEAFAHHPRIGERTAARSHGGQKDEWADEEQAGVGDADDNVRDALATSNQEYERRFGYIYIVCATGKTPEEMLELARRRLYNDGATELRLAAEEQRKITRIRLQKLLEEEK; this is encoded by the coding sequence TTGAGCATCACCGTCGCCGATCTCGATGGAATCCCCGGACGAACCGCTGCAAGTCTACTCGTCAACTGCTGCGGGTCGTCGCGATGGGTGTCGGAAATGGTCGCCGCTCGCCCGTTCGGATCGCGCGACGCCGTTTTCTCCGAGGCCGATCGAATCTGGACCTCACTCGATGCAAGCGACTGGGTCGAGGCCTTCGCGCATCACCCGCGGATTGGAGAACGCACGGCGGCTCGCTCGCATGGTGGGCAGAAAGATGAGTGGGCGGACGAAGAGCAGGCCGGAGTCGGCGATGCGGACGACAACGTTCGTGACGCGCTCGCCACGTCGAACCAGGAATACGAGCGGCGCTTCGGCTACATCTATATAGTATGTGCCACGGGGAAGACGCCCGAGGAAATGCTCGAGCTCGCGCGCCGGCGTTTGTACAACGATGGCGCGACTGAGCTTCGCCTGGCAGCCGAAGAGCAGCGGAAGATCACGCGGATTCGATTGCAGAAGCTTCTGGAGGAAGAGAAATGA
- a CDS encoding sorbosone dehydrogenase family protein → MILAANCYSMFKIAKFSSLAAVALAGMSVLTACGSSARLPVAAGTGPNPALPPPRTSIIPLVNVVTAKGWAPNATPVAAGGMRVTAFARGLDHPRWLYVLPNGDVLVAETNAPKRPDAGKGIRGFFFGIFSKKAGGAVPSANRITLLRDGDGDGVAEIRTVFLSNLNSPFGMALVGNSFYVANTDAVVRVPYSPGVTQIRAAPVKVVDLPGGRLNHHWTKSLIANRAGTKLYVGVGSNSNIAENGIEKEEDRAAVLEIDPATGTYRVFASGLRNPVGLAWEPETGALWTAVNERDELGSDLVPDYMTSVRDGGFYGWPYSYYGRHVDTRVEVQRPDLVEKAIVPDYALGPHTASLGLTWSGAAALPARFSRGMFVGQHGSWNRKPWSGYKVIFVPFANGRPSGQPIDVLTGFIRDNGDAMGRPVGVAIDRRGALLVADDVGNAVWRVTGSR, encoded by the coding sequence GTGATTCTTGCCGCAAACTGTTACAGCATGTTCAAGATCGCGAAGTTCAGCTCACTGGCTGCTGTCGCTCTTGCGGGCATGTCTGTCCTCACTGCTTGCGGATCTTCTGCGCGGCTTCCCGTAGCCGCCGGCACTGGACCGAACCCGGCGCTCCCGCCGCCCAGAACGTCAATCATTCCACTCGTCAACGTCGTCACGGCGAAAGGGTGGGCACCGAATGCAACGCCTGTCGCCGCAGGCGGAATGCGAGTCACGGCGTTCGCTCGCGGGCTCGATCACCCGCGGTGGCTCTACGTACTCCCCAACGGCGACGTGCTTGTCGCCGAGACGAATGCGCCGAAGAGACCGGACGCGGGAAAGGGCATCAGGGGCTTTTTCTTCGGGATCTTCTCGAAGAAAGCCGGCGGCGCGGTGCCGAGCGCGAACAGAATCACGCTGCTGCGAGACGGAGATGGTGACGGAGTCGCCGAGATTCGCACGGTGTTTCTCTCCAATCTCAACTCCCCGTTCGGAATGGCTCTCGTCGGCAATTCCTTCTACGTCGCAAATACCGACGCCGTCGTGCGCGTGCCCTATTCGCCCGGTGTCACGCAGATCAGGGCCGCGCCCGTCAAAGTCGTCGATCTCCCCGGTGGCCGGCTCAATCACCACTGGACGAAGAGTCTCATCGCCAACCGCGCCGGCACGAAGCTCTACGTTGGCGTGGGATCCAACAGCAACATCGCCGAGAACGGGATAGAGAAGGAAGAAGACCGCGCGGCTGTGCTGGAGATCGATCCGGCCACCGGCACCTACCGCGTGTTCGCCTCGGGCCTCAGGAATCCGGTAGGTCTCGCGTGGGAGCCCGAGACCGGCGCTCTATGGACAGCGGTCAATGAGCGCGATGAGCTCGGCAGCGATCTCGTTCCCGACTACATGACTTCGGTTCGAGACGGCGGATTCTATGGATGGCCTTACAGCTACTACGGCAGGCACGTTGACACTCGCGTCGAAGTGCAGCGCCCCGATCTGGTCGAGAAGGCGATCGTACCCGACTACGCGCTCGGTCCGCACACCGCATCGCTCGGCTTGACCTGGTCGGGTGCAGCTGCTCTTCCCGCGCGCTTCAGCCGCGGAATGTTCGTTGGCCAGCACGGCTCCTGGAATCGCAAGCCGTGGAGCGGCTACAAGGTGATTTTCGTTCCGTTTGCCAACGGTCGCCCGTCGGGTCAGCCGATCGACGTATTGACCGGCTTCATCAGGGATAACGGTGATGCGATGGGACGGCCGGTGGGTGTCGCTATCGACAGGCGAGGCGCCCTCTTAGTCGCCGATGATGTGGGGAATGCCGTGTGGAGAGTTACCGGTAGCCGGTGA
- the uraH gene encoding hydroxyisourate hydrolase: protein MSGITTHVLDTSLGKPAEGIRVKLQYEGAVVGSGLTDRDGRVRELVSGGTPLQEGIYKLTFSVGEYFEATGRDAFYPEIVVSFRIAAGSGHYHVPLLLSPFGYSTYRGS, encoded by the coding sequence ATGAGCGGCATCACGACGCACGTGCTCGACACATCACTCGGGAAGCCCGCGGAAGGAATTCGCGTGAAGCTCCAGTACGAAGGAGCAGTCGTCGGCTCGGGGCTCACCGATCGTGACGGACGAGTACGCGAGCTCGTGTCCGGCGGAACGCCGTTACAGGAAGGCATTTACAAGCTGACGTTCTCGGTCGGTGAATACTTCGAGGCGACGGGCCGTGATGCGTTCTACCCGGAGATCGTCGTCAGCTTTCGAATTGCCGCGGGGTCGGGACACTATCACGTTCCGCTGCTCCTGAGCCCGTTCGGCTACTCCACGTATAGAGGAAGCTGA
- a CDS encoding type II toxin-antitoxin system Phd/YefM family antitoxin: MKEYTYSEARQRLAALLERARREGSVRIRRKDGSVFILKPERSTPLEVPAVDLGLTREQVLAAVREGRRPT, encoded by the coding sequence ATGAAGGAATACACATACTCTGAGGCGCGGCAGCGCCTGGCAGCGCTTCTGGAGCGCGCGCGCCGCGAAGGTTCCGTGCGCATCCGGCGCAAGGACGGCAGTGTGTTCATACTCAAGCCGGAGCGCTCCACGCCGCTTGAGGTGCCGGCCGTAGACCTCGGACTGACCCGTGAGCAGGTGCTCGCCGCAGTCCGCGAAGGACGGCGTCCGACATGA
- a CDS encoding urate hydroxylase PuuD, with translation MSASVSELLDLVARWVHVIAGIMWIGNSLLFNWLDRSLQPAPGPGQTRSPLGRIWLLHSGGFYYVEKTLLEGESLPRPMHWFKWQAYTTWLSGFALLLVVYYLSDRAVLADPGVANLTHAQASLVGLAAIVVGWALYEAMQRVVAPRAPALAMIVWILGLVAISIALTQLLSGRAAFLHVGAMLGTIMAGNVAMTIVPSQRELEASVIEGRGGSTSAALSARAKRVSIHNNYFTFPVIVLMVSNHFPSVYGHSLSWLLLLVLCVAGAAVRHVLNLRWTYPRWKPALAAVIAASVAILYVLMHITFTPTNRVAVASTAPVSFADARHVIDRRCTVCHSVSPSDLTFGAAPGGVAFDTPEQIIARAARIRERAVMTRTMPPANKTHITEAERAILARWIAQGGRGN, from the coding sequence CTGAGCGCCTCGGTCTCGGAGCTCCTCGACCTCGTCGCCCGCTGGGTTCACGTGATAGCGGGCATCATGTGGATCGGCAACTCACTCCTCTTCAACTGGCTCGACCGCAGTCTTCAGCCGGCGCCCGGCCCCGGACAAACGCGCTCGCCGCTCGGGCGGATCTGGCTGCTCCACAGCGGCGGCTTCTATTACGTCGAGAAAACCCTGCTCGAGGGCGAATCGCTTCCGCGCCCGATGCACTGGTTCAAATGGCAGGCGTACACAACCTGGCTGAGCGGCTTCGCGCTGCTGCTCGTCGTCTATTATCTGAGCGATCGCGCCGTACTCGCTGATCCCGGCGTAGCGAACCTCACTCACGCGCAGGCAAGCCTCGTCGGGCTCGCCGCAATCGTTGTCGGATGGGCGCTGTACGAGGCGATGCAACGCGTCGTCGCTCCGCGTGCACCCGCGCTCGCGATGATCGTGTGGATTCTCGGGCTCGTCGCGATCTCGATCGCATTGACTCAGCTGCTCAGCGGGCGCGCGGCATTCCTCCATGTCGGCGCGATGCTCGGGACGATCATGGCCGGCAACGTTGCAATGACGATCGTTCCGTCGCAGCGGGAGCTGGAGGCATCGGTAATCGAAGGCCGTGGTGGGTCGACCAGCGCCGCGCTGTCCGCCCGGGCGAAGCGCGTCTCGATTCACAACAATTATTTCACGTTTCCAGTGATCGTGCTGATGGTGAGCAATCACTTCCCATCAGTCTATGGACACAGTCTGAGCTGGCTGCTGCTGCTCGTTTTGTGCGTGGCCGGCGCGGCGGTGCGCCATGTCCTCAACCTGCGCTGGACGTATCCTCGGTGGAAGCCCGCGCTAGCCGCTGTTATCGCCGCGAGCGTCGCCATTCTGTATGTACTAATGCACATCACCTTCACGCCGACGAACAGAGTCGCCGTGGCATCAACGGCGCCGGTATCATTCGCGGATGCGCGTCACGTGATAGATCGGCGCTGCACGGTGTGTCATTCGGTAAGCCCGAGCGATTTGACATTCGGTGCTGCGCCCGGCGGAGTCGCGTTCGACACGCCGGAGCAGATCATCGCCCGCGCGGCCCGCATCCGGGAGCGGGCCGTAATGACGCGCACCATGCCGCCGGCCAACAAGACCCATATCACGGAGGCGGAGAGGGCGATCCTCGCCCGCTGGATAGCACAGGGAGGACGCGGGAACTAG